The following proteins are co-located in the Pseudomonadota bacterium genome:
- a CDS encoding restriction endonuclease, which produces MRPQGPEDKFAKWESSQIILIPERRSDYGFLVGLLTFAMLPLIILFKLLFSRNPLKSNWLPVVVALGVGVWFHNFWWVWVPVWITITVVLVIQNRRRRFVVKTLAEIDSLNGPEFERYVDSFFRARGCEVVHTGRSGDFGADLIVVDKGVKYAVQAKNYDTGDVNNKAVQEAFTAASYYGCTRAMVVTNAQFTDAARELARKCKPPVLLMGRDELTYLLKRMA; this is translated from the coding sequence GTGCGGCCGCAGGGACCGGAGGATAAGTTCGCCAAGTGGGAGTCGTCACAAATTATACTGATACCGGAGCGGAGGTCGGACTATGGGTTTCTAGTTGGGCTGCTCACCTTCGCGATGTTGCCTTTGATCATTCTGTTTAAGCTTCTCTTCAGTCGAAACCCACTCAAGAGCAACTGGTTGCCGGTTGTCGTTGCGCTCGGTGTCGGCGTGTGGTTCCACAACTTCTGGTGGGTCTGGGTCCCCGTGTGGATCACCATCACGGTTGTCCTGGTCATTCAAAACCGTAGGCGGCGATTCGTTGTAAAAACGTTAGCCGAGATCGACTCCCTGAACGGTCCTGAGTTCGAGCGCTATGTCGATAGCTTTTTTCGAGCGCGGGGTTGCGAAGTCGTCCACACCGGTAGATCCGGCGACTTCGGCGCCGACCTCATCGTGGTGGACAAGGGCGTCAAGTACGCGGTGCAGGCCAAGAACTACGACACCGGGGATGTTAACAACAAGGCTGTTCAGGAGGCGTTCACCGCAGCCTCGTACTACGGGTGCACGCGGGCGATGGTCGTGACGAACGCGCAGTTCACGGATGCGGCGCGGGAGCTGGCTCGGAAGTGTAAGCCGCCGGTCCTTCTCATGGGGCGTGACGAGCTTACGTACCTCCTGAAGAGGATGGCGTAG
- a CDS encoding DUF6308 family protein yields the protein MTIDIRLRSGLIFRDADRMLIEKFGEWPWGRYDGDPPKDPNVIDPVADVDRVYQLGMRSPKQAYHDLIQTHGKAITSCLRRLPAEQTLEETDLNAIRAPLIKLYGIVAGTPRVRIAGATKLLHPFRPQLLPVIDSFICGYYKYAAPISDEPAFHRLWTAEKNGDYGTEIFELMYLMREDIRGAAEQFAAVRAACRDAPFSAASNVRLLDSLIWYYFARRATEQADGA from the coding sequence GTGACCATCGACATCCGGTTGCGAAGCGGCCTGATCTTCCGAGACGCGGACCGCATGCTCATCGAGAAGTTTGGCGAATGGCCCTGGGGCCGCTACGACGGCGATCCGCCGAAAGACCCCAACGTCATCGACCCCGTCGCCGACGTCGACCGCGTCTATCAGCTTGGCATGCGGAGTCCGAAGCAGGCGTACCATGATCTCATCCAGACACACGGCAAGGCGATCACGTCATGCCTCCGCCGCCTTCCCGCTGAGCAGACGCTGGAAGAAACCGACTTGAACGCCATCAGGGCACCGCTCATCAAGCTCTACGGCATCGTGGCGGGGACCCCGCGCGTGCGGATCGCGGGAGCCACCAAGCTGCTGCATCCGTTCCGGCCCCAGCTGCTGCCGGTGATCGATTCCTTCATCTGCGGCTACTACAAGTACGCGGCGCCGATCAGCGACGAGCCCGCGTTCCATCGCCTGTGGACGGCGGAGAAGAACGGCGACTACGGCACCGAGATCTTCGAGCTGATGTACTTGATGCGGGAGGACATCCGGGGAGCGGCCGAGCAGTTCGCGGCGGTCCGTGCGGCGTGCCGCGATGCACCCTTCAGTGCTGCCTCCAACGTCCGCCTTCTCGACTCGCTGATCTGGTACTACTTCGCACGCCGCGCCACCGAGCAGGCCGATGGAGCGTAG
- a CDS encoding DUF3795 domain-containing protein, which translates to MSTKMIAYCGLVCTECPGFLATQANDPVAAQKIAAEWSKAYHTDVKVEHVWCDGCLVEGKKCAHCGECEVRACARKLGVENCARCDQYPCATLEGFFKMAPMARASLDALRGV; encoded by the coding sequence ATGAGCACGAAGATGATCGCGTACTGCGGACTCGTATGCACGGAGTGCCCGGGGTTCCTCGCGACGCAGGCCAACGATCCGGTCGCCGCACAGAAGATCGCCGCCGAGTGGAGCAAGGCCTACCACACCGACGTGAAGGTCGAGCATGTGTGGTGCGACGGCTGCCTCGTCGAGGGGAAGAAGTGCGCCCACTGCGGCGAGTGCGAGGTCCGGGCCTGCGCGCGAAAGCTCGGCGTCGAGAACTGCGCGCGCTGCGACCAGTACCCGTGCGCGACGCTGGAGGGGTTCTTCAAGATGGCGCCCATGGCCCGCGCGTCGCTCGACGCACTACGCGGCGTGTAA
- a CDS encoding nuclear transport factor 2 family protein, which translates to MDVFEVYCGEEGDVITREQLVRAFWAALDTAAFDTAAGMMSPDAVVTWPCTGEIFRGRNNFIAVQRHYPGRWRIAVEKILIADECVVSVVRITAEAGNGPSFHATSLFECDAAGKITAIIEYWATDEGPPEWRRTGGWAERS; encoded by the coding sequence GTGGATGTCTTCGAGGTATACTGCGGCGAGGAGGGCGACGTGATCACCCGCGAGCAGCTCGTCCGCGCCTTCTGGGCCGCCCTCGATACGGCCGCCTTCGACACCGCCGCCGGGATGATGTCGCCGGACGCCGTCGTCACGTGGCCCTGCACGGGCGAGATCTTCCGGGGGCGCAACAACTTCATCGCCGTCCAGCGGCACTACCCCGGCCGCTGGCGGATCGCCGTCGAAAAGATCCTGATCGCGGACGAGTGCGTGGTCTCGGTCGTGAGGATCACCGCCGAGGCGGGCAACGGCCCGAGCTTCCACGCGACGTCGCTCTTCGAGTGCGACGCGGCCGGGAAGATCACCGCCATCATCGAGTACTGGGCCACCGACGAGGGGCCGCCCGAGTGGCGGCGGACTGGGGGTTGGGCCGA